One window from the genome of Lacerta agilis isolate rLacAgi1 chromosome 18, rLacAgi1.pri, whole genome shotgun sequence encodes:
- the TIMM44 gene encoding mitochondrial import inner membrane translocase subunit TIM44, with product MAAAALWGCRKCLLNVWLVSGRSSGPLHHAFLVHRTGRPALELYQARCSSSSSGGRKGFISGFVENIKQELAKNKEMKESIKRFRDEAKKLEESEALQEARRKYKTIESETVKTSEVLKKKFGEITDSVKDSFDEVSKSDIGRKIKEGVEEATKTAKQSAESVTRGGEKLGRTAAFKAISQGVETVKKEIDESVLGQTGPYKRPERLRKRTEFAGERLKEERIFEANEEAMGVVLHKDSKWYQQWKEFKDNNVVFNRFFEMKMKYDESDNAIIRASRVVTDKMTDFIGGLFSKTEMSGVLTEILRVDPNFDKDHFLKQCEDDIIPNILEAMITGDLDILKDWCYEATYSQLAHPIQQAKAMGLQFHSRILDVDNVDLAMGKMMEQGPVLIITFQAQLVMVIKNQKGEVVEGDPEKVLRMLYVWALCRDPDELNPYAAWRLLDISASSTEQIL from the exons AaatgccttttaaatgtatggcttgTATCCGGACGCAGCTCAGGCCCCTTGCACCATGCTTTCCTTGTGCATCGAACTGGCAGGCCTGCGTTGGAACTCTACCAG GCTcgatgttcctcctcctcctccggaggCCGAAAAGGTTTTATCTCCGGCTTTGTGGAGAATATTAAGCAGGAACTGGCCAAAAACAAGGAGATGAAGGAGAGTATTAAAAGGTTCAGAGATGAAGCGAAGAAGCTGGAAGAGTCGGAGGCCCTGCAGGAAGCGAGGCGGAAATAC AAAACAATAGAGTCTGAGACAGTCAAGACCTCTGAAGTCCTTAAAAAGAAATTTGGAGAAATCACGGACTCAGTCAAAGAC AGCTTCGACGAAGTCAGTAAGAGCGATATCGGCCGGAAGATAAAGGAGGGTGTGGAAGAAGCCACCAAAACCGCGAAGCAGTCTGCGGAATCGGTCaccagaggaggagagaagctGGGACGGACGGCAGCGTTCAAGGCCATCTCCCAG GGCGTGGAGACGGTCAAGAAAGAGATTGACGAGAGTGTCCTGGGCCAGACGGGGCCTTACAAGCGGCCGGAGAGGCTCCGGAAGCGAACAGAGTTTGCTGGCGAGAGGCTGAAGGAGGAGAGGATATTTGAAGCCAACGA ggAGGCGATGGGCGTGGTTCTCCACAAGGACTCCAAATGGTACCAGCAGTGGAAGGAGTTCAAGGACAACAACGTGGTGTTCAACC GtttctttgaaatgaaaatgaaatacgaCGAGAGCGACAACGCCATCATCCGGGCCTCGCGCGTCGTGACAGACAAGATGACAGACTTCATCG GCGGGCTGTTCTCCAAGACGGAAATGTCGGGGGTCCTGACCGAGATCCTCCGCGTCGACCCAAACTTCGACAAGGACCATTTCCTTAAGCAGTGCGAGGACGACATCATCCCCAACATCCTAGAG GCCATGATAACCGGAGACCTGGATATCCTCAAGGACTGGTGTTACGAGGCG ACTTACAGCCAGCTGGCACACCCAATTCAGCAAGCGAAAGCGATGGGGCTTCAGTTCCACTCCAGGATTTTGGACGTTGACAATGTAGAC CTCGCGATGGGCAAGATGATGGAGCAGGGACCCGTGCTGATCATCACTTTCCAAGCTCAGCTAGTCATGGTGATCAAAAACCAGAAAGGGGAAGTCGTGGAAGGAGACCCA GAGAAAGTTCTACGGATGCTCTACGTTTGGGCGCTCTGCAGAGACCCGGACGAGCTCAACCCTTACGCTGCGTGGAGGCTGCTGGACATTTCCGCCTCAAGCACTGAGCAGATCTTATGA